A window of Bacteroidota bacterium genomic DNA:
GGCAATCGACAACAAGCAAGTTCATATTATCTGAGAAGTATAAAAGAAAAAGAATTTGATGTAAAACTTTTTGAACAGATTTTCATTGACGACCAACTACTCTTGTCTGAACATGGCATTGATGCGGAGGAGTTTCCTTTAATGTTGGATTATATCAAAGGTCAGTTTTTGAATTAATGCTCAGTTATTAAAACAAAAATGCCATCCTTCTTATACGTTCAGGATGGCACTCATTGAAATCTCTTGTCGATAATTAGTTGTCATCAACTACTCTTCCTACTCCACTCACTCGCTGATTGATGGCAGGAAAACCACGGTAGTAAACTTTTGCAGCACCGCTGATGTCAATGTCCAATTCCTCTTCACAATATACATGATAGGAACCAGTTCCTGAAATGTCAATCCAACAATTCTCTGAAATTATTGGGTATCCATTGAAATCACAAACACCTGAGACACGAACATCCAGATTCTTGACATCTGATATTTCCTCAAAAGCAGTTATTTCTCCACTACCACTTACATTGAAAAAAATTGACTCAGCACCTTCAAATTTATTTAACTCAATATTGCCCAAACCAGAAATGTCAAGGTCCAAATCACTTTGATTATCGAAATCATGGATTGTTACTTTTCCTGCACCACTTATTTGAACATCTCGTAAAGCAGGAACAATAATGTTAACTGTTAAATCATAATGATTAAAGCATGCATTGCCTAAATCAATTTCCCATTGATCACCTTTAACATCCGTTCTTAATTTGTCAATAATATTCTCATGTCCTATCACTACAACTTCTTGCTCAGATCCTTGATAAATA
This region includes:
- a CDS encoding DUF2807 domain-containing protein, which encodes MKLLGLNTIAIILASLMFSSCGHKDFCIDGQGEIVTKTLTLSSFSGIDLAVAATVNIYQGSEQEVVVIGHENIIDKLRTDVKGDQWEIDLGNACFNHYDLTVNIIVPALRDVQISGAGKVTIHDFDNQSDLDLDISGLGNIELNKFEGAESIFFNVSGSGEITAFEEISDVKNLDVRVSGVCDFNGYPIISENCWIDISGTGSYHVYCEEELDIDISGAAKVYYRGFPAINQRVSGVGRVVDDN